Proteins encoded within one genomic window of Suricata suricatta isolate VVHF042 chromosome 17, meerkat_22Aug2017_6uvM2_HiC, whole genome shotgun sequence:
- the KCNAB3 gene encoding voltage-gated potassium channel subunit beta-3 has translation MQVSIACTEQNLRSRSSEDRLCGPRPGPGGGNGGPVGGGQGNPPGGGGSGPKARAALVPRPPAPAGALRESTGRGTGMKYRNLGKSGLRVSCLGLGTWVTFGSQISDETAEDVLTVAYEHGVNLFDTAEVYAAGRAERTLGNILKSKGWRRSSYVVTTKIFWGGQAETERGLSRKHIIEGLRGSLERLQLGYVDIVFANRSDPNSPMEEIVRAMTYVINQGLALYWGTSRWGAAEIMEAYSMARQFNLIPPVCEQAEHHLFQREKVEMQLPELYHKIGVGSVTWSPVACGLITSKYDGRVPDTCRAIKGYQWLKDKVQSEDGKKQQSKVMDLLPIAHQLGCTVAQLAIAWCLRSEGVSSVLLGVSSAEQLIEHLGALQVLGQLTPQTVMEIDGLLGNRPHSKK, from the exons ATGCAGGTGTCTATCGCTTGTACCGAGCAGAACCTTCGCAGCCGGAGCAGCGAGGACCGTCTGTGTGGACCCCGGCCGGGCCCCGGGGGCGGTAATGGCGGGCCGGTCGGCGGGGGTCAGGGGAATCCTCCGGGGGGAGGAGGGTCGGGCCCTAAGGCCCGGGCCGCACTGGTCCCCCGACCCCCAGCGCCCGCGGGGGCCCTCCGAGAGAGCACCGGCCGAGGCACTGGCATGAAATACAG GAACCTGGGGAAGTCTGGTCTTCGGGTATCCTGTCTTGGCCTAG GCACCTGGGTCACATTCGGTTCTCAGATCTCGGATGAG ACAGCAGAGGACGTGCTGACCGTAGCCTATGAGCATGGCGTGAACCTGTTTGACACGGCTGAAGTGTACGCAGCGGGAAG GGCTGAAAGGACCCTAGGCAACATCCTCAAGAGCAAAGGATGGAG GAGATCAAGCTATGTCGTCACCACCAAGATTTTTTGGGGAGGACA GGCAGAGACCGAGAGAGGCCTGAGCCGCAAACACATCATTGAGG gcttgCGAGGATCCCTGGAGCGCCTCCAGTTGGGATACGTGGACATCGTCTTCGCCAATCGCTCAGACCCCAATAGTCCCATGGAGG AGATTGTTCGAGCCATGACCTATGTCATTAACCAGGGCCTCGCCCTGTACTGGGGGACATCCCGATGGGGAGCTGCGGAAATCATG GAGGCCTACTCCATGGCCAGACAGTTCAATCTGATTCCTCCAGTGTGCGAACAGGCAGAGCACCATctgtttcagagagagaaggtggagaTGCAGCTGCCCGAGCTCTACCACAAGATTG GTGTTGGCTCAGTTACCTGGTCCCCCGTGGCCTGTGGTCTCATCACGAGCAAGTATGATGGGCGAGTCCCAGATACCTGCAGGGCCATCAAG GGCTACCAGTGGCTCAAGGACAAAGTGCAGAGTGAAGATGGCAAGAAGCAACAATCCAAAGTCATGGACCTCCTTCCCATCGCCCACCAGCTGGGCTGCACTGTGGCACAGCTTGCCATCG CGTGGTGTCTCCGCAGCGAGGGTGTCAGCTCGGTCTTGCTGGGGGTGTCAAGCGCAGAGCAGCTGATAGAACACCTGGGAGCCCTACAG GTGCTGGGCCAGCTGACGCCGCAGACGGTGATGGAGATAGACGGGCTTCTGGGGAACAGACCGCATTCTAAGAAATAA
- the RNF227 gene encoding RING finger protein 227: MQLLVRVPSLPERSELDCGICYRPFNLAGRAPRRLPGTARAXXXXXXXXXXXXXXXXXXXXXXXXXXXXXXXXXXVAEVAVDPDLWSRLEERAQAERKPDEAGGPVRGGDHADDDEEREEGAGPRSSGWRALRRLWHRVLAPARRWRRPLPSNVLYCPEIKDLARMTRCTL, from the exons ATGCAGCTCCTGGTAAGGGTGCCGTCCCTTCCGGAGCGGAGCGAGCTCGACTGCGGCATCTGCTACCGGCCCTTCAACCTCGCGGGCCGCGCGCCCCGCCGCCTGCCCGGCACGGCGCGCGCCCNNNNNNNNNNNNNNNNNNNNNNNNNNNNNNNNNNNNNNNNNNNNNNNNNNNNNNNNNNNNNNNNNNNNNNNNNNNNNNNNNNNNNNNNNNNNNNNNNNNNGGTCGCGGAAGTCGCGGTGGATCCGGACTTGTGGTCGCGGCTGGAGGAAAGGGCGCAGGCAGAACGCAAGCCGGACGAGGCGGGCGGCCCGGTGCGGGGAGGCGACCATGCCGACGACGacgaggagagagaggagggggcaggaccCCGGAGCTCGGGCTGGCGCGCGCTCCGGAGGTTGTGGCACCGGGTGCTGGCGCCCGCGCGCCGCTGGCGGCGTCCGCTGCCTAGCAACG TGCTGTACTGCCCGGAGATTAAGGACCTGGCCCGCATGACCCGCTGCACGCTGTGA